A genomic segment from Amphiprion ocellaris isolate individual 3 ecotype Okinawa chromosome 17, ASM2253959v1, whole genome shotgun sequence encodes:
- the LOC111583885 gene encoding SEC14-like protein 2, producing MSGRVGDLSPTQAEILSEFRGRIQDILPSLPAQHDHYLLRWLRARSFNVQKAEAMVRKHVEFRRQMRVDSIISDWKPPEVIEKYVSGGMCGYDKEGSPIWYDVIGPLDPKGLLLSATKQDFIKTKIRHTEMLQRECRRQSEKLSTNIEAITLIYDCEGLGLKHIWKPAIETYGEILTMFEDNYPEGLKRVFLIKAPKMFPMAYNLIKHFLCEETRRKIIVLGSNWQEVLHKHIDPEQLPVVYGGTLTDPDGDPRCRTMIKYGGTVPRSYYVQDSVKVQYDSSVTISRGSVFQLEYDVTAASSLLRWQFASDGADIGFGVYRRTKEGRGQKVAEMLQVLPSERYNAHLVPEDSCLTCTEPGVYVLCFDNSYSILQSKKVSYKVEVVPPADGQMQSPRSRGGDMRLQ from the exons ATGAGCGGACGAGTTGGAGACCTAAGCCCCACGCAGGCAGAAATCTTATCTGAG TTTCGGGGGAGGATCCAGGACATCCTCCCCAGCCTGCCTGCTCAGCATGACCACTACCTCCTCCGCTGGCTCCGAG ctCGTAGCTTCAATGTTCAGAAAGCCGAGGCCATGGTCAGAAAG caTGTGGAGTTCAGGAGACAGATGAGAGTGGACTCCATCATATCTGACTGGAAGCCTCCAGAG GTGATTGAGAAGTACGTGTCTGGAGGGATGTGCGGCTATGACAAGGAGGGAAGTCCCATCTGGTACGATGTGATTGGTCCTCTGGATCCTAAAGGTCTGCTGTTGTCGGCGACCAAACAGGACTTCATAAAGACCAAGAtcagacacacagagatgcTGCAGAGGGAGTGCAGGAGGCAGTCAGAGAAG TTGTCAACCAACATTGAGGCCATCACTCTGATCTATGACTGTGAAGGACTTGGACTGAAGCATATATGGAAACCTGCTATTGAGACCTATGGAGAG ATCCTCACCATGTTTGAAGACAACTATCCGGAGGGGCTGAAGAGAGTGTTCCTCATCAAAG CTCCCAAAATGTTTCCTATGGCCTACAACTTGATCAAACACTTTCTATGTGAGGAAACACGACGCAAGATCATCGTTTTAGGAA GTAACTGGCAGGAGGTTCTGCATAAACACATCGACCCAGAGCAGCTGCCTGTGGTGTACGGAGGAACCCTGACCGACCCTGATGGAGACCCTCGCTGCAGAACCATG ATAAAGTACGGCGGCACAGTTCCCAGGTCCTACTACGTGCAGGACTCGGTGAAGGTTCAGTATGACAGTAGTGTGACCATCAGCCGAGGCTCCGTCTTCCAGCTCGAGTACGacgttactgcagccagcagccTGCTGAG GTGGCAGTTTGCCAGTGATGGAGCAGATATTGGGTTTGGAGTGTACCGACGGACCAAAGAGGGCCGCGGTCAGAAGGTGGCTGAGATGCTGCAGGTTTTGCCCAGTGAACGCTACAACGCCCACCTGGTCCCTGAAGACAGCTGCCTCACCTGTACAGAGCCGGGAGTCT ATGTGCTGTGTTTTGACAACAGCTACAGCATCCTTCAGTCCAAGAAGGTGAGCTACAAAGTGGAGGTTGTTCCTCCTGCAGATGGACAGATGCAGAGTCCAcgcagcagaggaggagacatGAGGCTGCAGTGA